The Chlamydiales bacterium sequence CATAATTAGCTTTGCTTAGAAAAATTGAAATTTTTTGAGTAGATTTATTGATAAATTTTTCAAGCATATGTGAACATATGGTTGAAAAATTTAACGATAAAGATGTCAAAAACGACAATTTTAACAAGCAAATGTAATTACGCAAGAAGTCTATTGTACAAAGAAGGTTTAATACATCGGCTATACCCTGTTTATCATTACCGATCAGACAAGAGAGAATTAAGATGCTAACACAAGATGATTATGCCATTTTTTTTAATGGTGACAAGGTTCTCAAACACAAAGACAAAGATTCATTTATCATTCCTTGCGGCGATGTATACAAAAGTCCAAATCAACTGCCTAGCAAAAGAGATTATTTTTATATCGGTGACTATGCCAGCAAAAAAATATTTGGGGCTTCTTATAATCTACCAGAAGAGGAAGGCAGATTAATCTTGACTCCAGCGCGGGATGCACTCGTGATGGCAAATGCAAAAACCTCTCATCTCATCTGCCGTGCGAAACATTTGCTCAATTGGCATCACTCTTCTCTTTACAGCGGATGTTGCGGTGTGCCGACAACATTAAGTCTGACCGAAATCGCCAAAATCTGTGAAACCTGTAAAAAAACGATCTATCCTACCACCTCGTCATTTGTAATTGTACTCATTGAAAAGGGAGGGAAACTTTTATTAGCCCGTTCTCCCCATTTTGCAAAAGGGATGTACAGTACTCTTGCAGGTTTCGTTGATGCGGGAGAATCGTATGAAAATGCGGTTCGCCGAGAAGCCCAGGAGGAGGTTGGAATTAAAGTCAAAGACCTCACTTACTTTGGAAGTCAATCCTGGCCGTTTCCTTCCTCAATAGCAGTTGCATTCAAGGCAAAACATGACTCGGGGGAAATTCAGATGGATCCAACAGAAATCGAAGATGCCCGGTGGTTTGATCCTAAACAACTACCTCCTTTGCCCCATCCATGCAGCATTTCTAGACATATCATCGA is a genomic window containing:
- the nudC gene encoding NAD(+) diphosphatase — encoded protein: MLTQDDYAIFFNGDKVLKHKDKDSFIIPCGDVYKSPNQLPSKRDYFYIGDYASKKIFGASYNLPEEEGRLILTPARDALVMANAKTSHLICRAKHLLNWHHSSLYSGCCGVPTTLSLTEIAKICETCKKTIYPTTSSFVIVLIEKGGKLLLARSPHFAKGMYSTLAGFVDAGESYENAVRREAQEEVGIKVKDLTYFGSQSWPFPSSIAVAFKAKHDSGEIQMDPTEIEDARWFDPKQLPPLPHPCSISRHIIDAYAKNL